The following DNA comes from Synergistaceae bacterium.
ATCACTTCAAGTTCTGTGCCCTCAAGCACAAGGCAGGGATAGAGCCGTAATTCCCAGTCCATGGGGCCCTTTGCCGCGGCAAGCGCCGCCAAGTCATTTATGCTGCTTTCAGCGGTCTGTCCAGGCAGGCCGATCATCATCTGCACGGCAAGCGGGACAGATTCATCACGCAGTGTAATAATATCCTCAAGTATAGTCTCAGGATCTGCATCACGTTTACAGGCACTTAAAACATTTGGGTCAAGCGAAGGTATGCCGAGTTCGACACATGCTATAGGGTAGGACATGACGAGTCTGCGAAGAGCAGTGTCGCGAAGATCTCCCGGGTAGGTGGAGAATCTGATGCGGCTTGATACAGGCGCGCATTTGACAACAGCATCCAGATAGGCTCTAACCGTCTCATGGTCAAAACGGCAGAATGACCCGCCAAAGTAGCATATTTCCATTGGTTCATCTATTTTAGAAAGAACGGAACATACATATTCCGGAGATGGGACTTCAGATACACCGGTTATAGTTTGCTGGTTACAATAGACACAACGGCCATGGCATCCGCCGAACGGCAGAAAAAATGGCAGTTTTTTCATTGCAGAAGTCATGCCCAATCCGAATAATCTCCTTCGACCCACTCGGGCCAGATAGCAGCCCACGCAAAGGAATCGGCCCTGTTTTCGAAGCTCTCCATCGACTCGCACGTATGGGTCCAGAAACGTGCGCCTTTCCTGTGGTTCAGCAAATGATAAACCTCATGGAATATTGCAAAACGCCGCCACACGAGAGGCAACAGCGAATTCACAAAGATCCGCCCGCGGTCGTCATGCACGACATGTATTCCCCACACACCTGCCGGCAGTGCCTCATACTTAAGCTCCAGACAAAGGCCGGTTGCCTCTTCCGTCCTGGCAAGTATTTCAAATTCACTTAAACGCCGCCACCCCCTGCCCTCTTTTACAGCCCATGCAGGCAACTCCACAGGAGGAACGGGCAGGTCTTCGCACACATCCTCCGATCCAGAGTTATTTTCCGGAATCATCCTTTAAATCCCAGTCGTCCAGAGCTGCTTCTATGACGCGGTAGACCCTGCGCAGTTCCTGATCCGTAAGCTTTTTGCTGCGGTACCATATCTCAAGTTCTCCGTTGTCAAGCATTGACTCAAGCTGTACTCTGCCTGGTTTATCAGGAGATGAAAAGTCCATGAGAAGATCCGTTATTTCCACATTCAGTGCAGGTGCAAGCCTCTGAAGCAGTTTCATGGACGGAAGTCTGCGATTACTCTCCAGCGCCTGAACATAAATGCGGCTTACCTCTACTTTATCCGCGAGTTTCTGCTGTGTGAGATGCTGCGCTTTACGAAGCGATTTGATCCTGTTGCCTAAACTCATAAAATATCCGCCCTTTCTGTCTTGTGTTGTGTCATTGAAGAATACAATAAAAATCTATTGTTGACAAGAGGACGAGGTGACTTTGTTTAAAAATAGCGTACAGCTTAAAAGATCTGCCGCCCCGCCGGGGCTTATCCTGCGAGGCATGAAGGATTTTTCAAGAGCTTCTATAACAGCATAACTTCCTGAGAGCGGGTCAAATTTTTCGCGTGCCATGCTGACCATGCTCCGATACTCTCTCCTCCAGAAATCAAATCCGCCGCGATGTATGACATTGCTG
Coding sequences within:
- a CDS encoding radical SAM protein; amino-acid sequence: MTSAMKKLPFFLPFGGCHGRCVYCNQQTITGVSEVPSPEYVCSVLSKIDEPMEICYFGGSFCRFDHETVRAYLDAVVKCAPVSSRIRFSTYPGDLRDTALRRLVMSYPIACVELGIPSLDPNVLSACKRDADPETILEDIITLRDESVPLAVQMMIGLPGQTAESSINDLAALAAAKGPMDWELRLYPCLVLEGTELEVMFQSGRYRPISVPEAVKWGGRFLDTATSLGFRPIRVGLQESELLASQVRGGPHHPALGEMIQSEMLVRKLTRNNWAGPWTVPIGQISKFTGHGGFGLGRLADYTGLSMEKAASLLRYFPPAKCC
- a CDS encoding ImmA/IrrE family metallo-endopeptidase, producing the protein MIPENNSGSEDVCEDLPVPPVELPAWAVKEGRGWRRLSEFEILARTEEATGLCLELKYEALPAGVWGIHVVHDDRGRIFVNSLLPLVWRRFAIFHEVYHLLNHRKGARFWTHTCESMESFENRADSFAWAAIWPEWVEGDYSDWA
- a CDS encoding helix-turn-helix domain-containing protein encodes the protein MSLGNRIKSLRKAQHLTQQKLADKVEVSRIYVQALESNRRLPSMKLLQRLAPALNVEITDLLMDFSSPDKPGRVQLESMLDNGELEIWYRSKKLTDQELRRVYRVIEAALDDWDLKDDSGK